The following proteins come from a genomic window of Mycolicibacterium rufum:
- a CDS encoding DEAD/DEAH box helicase: MKFTLKDYQEEAVDDVLRTLERASTAWKRDGAETSVALTAPTGAGKTVMAAAVIEALFYGSEKFDIDPDVGAVVLWFSDDPNLNDQTRTRLMDASEKFTSSDLVAIEPPFAKAKLDPGRVYFLNTQKLSKSSKLTRGHVEDGSQLALPGAPDLQGYTIWETIANTVADEDLTLYLVLDEAHRGFNTRTSSDKTTIVRRLVQGHAGYPPIPIVWGISATIDRFDTAMQEADASKDRRAFPPVMVDPNRVQESGLVKDVVSLNIPNEAGNFDTTLVKLAAQKLASSTERWAAYSKDQGLTETVVPLLVLQTPNTPAPDEIGRALDTIAEVLPGLYGGNVAHVFGDHTRQHFGQWDVSWIEPQRVQETPDVRVLVAKDAISTGWDCPRAEVMVSFRPAKDKTHITQLLGRMVRSPLARRVPGDEALNAVECILPFFDRTTAGQVVRYLTGQLEEMPGTAATKKILLEGRELRPNLAIPAAVWSVWDKLPTQTLPKRGARPVKRLVALAQALAMDSVQSSALSDAEREMHLILDTYATRYGNLLDQQIDEVWRVDMQEISGTSTSDKLTYREFSMRADDRAIRSAFEDAKKAFGADIAQSYVNHLAGDDDDGDDGLRDAYVHASALATIKEVREKVDQEATELVDSWFAQHRVAIKALSDVRQQDYEDIRAMATDPQRGELGRPRSRMEDYKVLEDNEQLAVAPLVSMHIMSDTDGMFPMSSLNRWEQQVVNAELARPGAVGWYRNPPRPAVDALGVAYRDAQGNWRTMHPDFVFFHEVGGEVRASIVDPHGTHLDDAVTKLKALAEFARSFGGEFHRVEALAQVGSKMRVLDMTNPAVQEAVLHESRSAIGFYESDLAVDYNV, from the coding sequence GTGAAGTTCACTCTGAAGGATTATCAAGAAGAAGCCGTTGACGATGTCCTGAGGACTCTCGAACGCGCGAGCACCGCGTGGAAACGTGACGGCGCCGAAACGTCGGTTGCCCTCACAGCGCCGACGGGTGCCGGCAAGACGGTAATGGCAGCTGCCGTCATCGAGGCGCTGTTCTATGGGTCAGAGAAGTTCGACATTGACCCAGACGTAGGTGCTGTCGTGCTGTGGTTTTCGGACGACCCGAATCTGAATGATCAGACCCGGACGCGGCTGATGGACGCGTCCGAGAAGTTCACGTCATCAGACCTCGTTGCAATCGAGCCGCCGTTCGCGAAAGCGAAGCTCGATCCTGGTCGGGTCTACTTCTTGAACACACAGAAGCTTTCGAAGAGCTCGAAGCTCACGCGCGGGCACGTTGAGGACGGGAGTCAGCTTGCGCTGCCTGGCGCGCCGGACCTGCAGGGCTACACGATCTGGGAAACGATCGCGAACACGGTCGCCGACGAAGACCTCACGCTGTATCTCGTGCTCGACGAGGCACACCGCGGCTTCAATACCAGAACCAGCAGCGACAAGACGACGATCGTGCGGCGTCTCGTGCAGGGTCATGCTGGGTACCCGCCAATTCCCATCGTGTGGGGTATCTCAGCGACCATCGACCGTTTCGACACCGCTATGCAGGAGGCCGACGCATCCAAGGACCGTCGGGCGTTCCCGCCCGTGATGGTCGACCCCAATCGGGTACAGGAGTCCGGCCTTGTCAAAGACGTTGTTAGCCTCAATATCCCAAACGAGGCCGGGAACTTCGATACGACACTGGTCAAATTGGCCGCGCAAAAGCTCGCCTCCTCTACCGAACGTTGGGCTGCCTACTCGAAGGACCAAGGACTCACCGAGACGGTTGTTCCGCTGCTCGTCCTACAGACGCCGAACACGCCGGCTCCGGACGAGATCGGAAGAGCGCTCGACACCATTGCCGAGGTGCTGCCGGGACTTTACGGCGGCAACGTGGCCCACGTGTTCGGTGATCACACGCGACAGCACTTCGGCCAGTGGGACGTAAGTTGGATCGAACCGCAACGCGTGCAGGAGACACCCGATGTGCGTGTACTCGTCGCCAAGGACGCGATTTCGACGGGTTGGGACTGCCCCCGAGCGGAGGTGATGGTGTCGTTTCGACCTGCAAAGGATAAAACGCATATCACGCAACTCTTGGGCCGGATGGTGCGCAGCCCGCTTGCACGTCGGGTGCCAGGCGATGAAGCGTTGAACGCTGTAGAATGCATCCTGCCATTCTTCGACCGCACGACAGCCGGGCAAGTCGTGCGTTACCTCACTGGGCAACTCGAAGAGATGCCCGGCACCGCTGCAACGAAGAAGATCTTGCTTGAGGGCCGTGAATTACGACCCAATTTAGCTATTCCTGCCGCCGTGTGGTCGGTCTGGGACAAACTGCCGACGCAGACCCTGCCCAAGCGTGGTGCCCGGCCGGTCAAAAGGCTCGTCGCCCTTGCGCAGGCGCTTGCGATGGACAGTGTGCAATCAAGCGCACTTTCCGACGCGGAGCGCGAGATGCACTTAATTCTCGACACGTACGCGACCCGATACGGCAACCTGCTCGACCAGCAGATCGACGAAGTTTGGCGGGTCGACATGCAGGAGATCTCCGGCACATCCACGTCCGACAAGCTGACCTATCGCGAGTTCTCGATGCGCGCCGACGACCGAGCGATCCGCTCGGCCTTCGAGGACGCAAAGAAGGCGTTTGGAGCCGACATTGCGCAGTCCTACGTCAACCATCTCGCGGGCGATGACGACGACGGGGACGACGGATTGCGGGACGCGTACGTGCACGCCTCCGCGCTCGCGACGATCAAGGAGGTGCGGGAGAAGGTCGACCAGGAGGCCACGGAGCTAGTAGATAGCTGGTTCGCGCAGCACCGTGTCGCAATCAAAGCTCTGTCAGATGTGCGGCAGCAGGATTACGAGGACATCAGAGCGATGGCAACCGATCCGCAGCGCGGAGAACTGGGCCGTCCCCGATCGCGGATGGAGGACTATAAGGTCCTCGAGGACAATGAACAACTCGCAGTTGCACCGCTTGTGTCAATGCACATTATGTCGGACACAGACGGCATGTTCCCCATGTCCTCGCTCAACAGGTGGGAACAGCAGGTGGTCAACGCCGAACTCGCTCGACCGGGAGCCGTGGGCTGGTACCGCAACCCGCCTCGCCCGGCCGTTGACGCTCTCGGAGTCGCCTACCGTGATGCCCAGGGCAATTGGCGCACCATGCACCCGGATTTCGTGTTCTTCCACGAGGTCGGCGGTGAGGTGAGAGCGTCCATAGTCGATCCGCACGGCACTCACCTCGACGACGCGGTAACCAAGTTGAAGGCACTTGCGGAGTTTGCGAGGAGTTTCGGCGGCGAGTTCCACCGGGTTGAAGCGCTCGCACAGGTCGGGAGCAAGATGAGGGTTCTCGATATGACGAATCCTGCTGTGCAGGAGGCAGTCTTGCACGAGAGCAGATCCGCCATCGGGTTCTATGAGTCCGATCTCGCGGTCGACTACAACGTGTGA
- a CDS encoding site-specific DNA-methyltransferase has translation MSRLNDLLRQLESKDADLAKDLRREVDALSSRRAFGLNFERHVPEAVELPGRPVRRGDKVRILPPRGLRASAGDDRLWRVVAITDGASGARTASLELLAGGDETGEAPVDDLVVVAEFRDPIYPGLVSTGKVERGGDKPFHTVINAENYHALQTLLFTYRAKVDAIYIDPPYNTGAKDWKYNNDYVEGEDLYRHSKWLAFMERRLKLAKELLNPHDSVLIVTIDEKEYLRLGLLLEQMFPEARIQMISSVINPKGVSRGAEFRRTDEYIFFVQLGNSAPVRLLLGPEWSSSAAGAEEASTEDLAEEPELETPEWTSMMRRGSASARADRPSMFYPIYADPRLRRIVDVGEPLKEGVQVAPAREGLVAILPLRRNGSEGRWQISAPELRTRIEQGRVRLGRPTAYGYVVNYLPDGAYAAVLSDQFEITGRADDGSIVAVGRRDQRRIAPTQWKLRAHNASEYGSTLLASFIPGRSFPFPKSLFAVEDALRFFVTDKPCALIVDFFAGSGTTTHATMRLNKQDGGRRRSVSVTNNEVAAEDQAALRAQRLRPGDPAWEQWGICDYVTKPRVRAATTGLTPEGDPINGDYRFSDEFPMSEGLDENVEFFTLTYEAPLRVSSNREFVKIAPLLWLRAGSEGRRINDMSTGWDVADTYGVLADLDQSEAFVDAIAAKDGIRMAFIVTDEDRLFEAVVRELPDRVEPVRMYEAYLQNFEIETGRAAL, from the coding sequence GTGTCCAGGCTGAACGATCTGTTGAGGCAACTCGAGAGCAAAGACGCCGACCTGGCGAAGGATCTACGCCGCGAGGTAGACGCACTCTCCAGTCGAAGAGCCTTCGGCCTGAACTTCGAGCGGCACGTGCCCGAAGCCGTCGAGTTGCCGGGGCGTCCCGTGCGGCGGGGTGACAAGGTACGGATCCTCCCCCCACGAGGCTTAAGAGCGAGCGCCGGCGATGACCGTCTGTGGCGAGTGGTGGCGATCACGGACGGTGCCTCCGGGGCTCGCACGGCATCGCTCGAACTTCTCGCCGGCGGGGACGAAACCGGAGAAGCGCCAGTTGATGACCTGGTGGTGGTCGCCGAGTTCCGCGATCCGATCTATCCCGGCCTCGTGTCGACCGGCAAAGTCGAACGTGGCGGCGATAAGCCGTTCCACACGGTGATCAACGCTGAGAACTATCACGCTCTCCAGACGCTGCTGTTCACCTACCGCGCGAAGGTCGACGCGATCTATATCGATCCTCCGTACAACACCGGGGCCAAGGACTGGAAGTACAACAACGACTATGTCGAGGGTGAGGACCTCTATCGTCACTCGAAGTGGCTAGCGTTCATGGAGCGGCGGCTGAAGCTTGCGAAAGAGTTACTGAATCCGCATGATTCGGTTCTTATCGTAACCATTGACGAAAAAGAGTATTTGCGGCTTGGGCTACTGCTCGAACAAATGTTTCCTGAGGCCCGGATTCAGATGATTTCGTCCGTGATCAATCCCAAGGGAGTCTCGCGTGGTGCCGAATTCCGTCGAACGGATGAGTACATATTCTTCGTGCAGCTCGGAAACTCCGCGCCGGTCCGCCTTCTGCTCGGTCCGGAGTGGTCCAGTTCCGCGGCAGGCGCGGAGGAAGCTTCGACGGAAGACCTTGCTGAAGAGCCTGAGCTCGAAACCCCAGAGTGGACTTCCATGATGCGCCGTGGCTCCGCTTCCGCGCGGGCTGATCGCCCGTCGATGTTCTATCCGATTTATGCGGATCCGCGTCTTCGAAGGATCGTAGATGTTGGGGAACCACTTAAGGAAGGTGTTCAGGTTGCACCGGCACGCGAAGGCCTGGTTGCAATACTGCCGCTTCGAAGGAATGGCAGCGAAGGGCGATGGCAGATCTCTGCACCTGAACTGCGTACGCGCATAGAGCAAGGGCGTGTGCGGCTCGGGCGCCCAACTGCATACGGCTATGTCGTGAACTACTTGCCGGACGGTGCTTATGCCGCGGTGCTATCGGACCAATTTGAAATTACTGGGCGCGCCGACGATGGTTCGATTGTAGCGGTTGGCCGCCGTGACCAGCGACGAATCGCACCTACGCAATGGAAACTGCGCGCCCACAACGCTTCTGAGTATGGGTCTACGCTCCTCGCCAGTTTCATTCCAGGCCGCAGTTTCCCTTTCCCGAAGTCTCTCTTCGCTGTGGAAGACGCCCTACGCTTCTTCGTTACTGACAAGCCATGCGCACTCATAGTCGATTTCTTCGCAGGTTCAGGCACCACAACTCACGCGACCATGCGACTGAACAAGCAGGATGGTGGCCGACGCCGATCGGTGAGTGTAACCAACAACGAGGTCGCGGCCGAGGACCAGGCTGCGTTGCGTGCCCAACGACTGCGGCCCGGCGACCCCGCCTGGGAGCAGTGGGGTATCTGCGATTACGTCACGAAACCGCGCGTGAGGGCGGCCACGACTGGTTTAACTCCTGAAGGAGATCCAATCAACGGTGATTACAGGTTTAGTGACGAGTTTCCCATGAGCGAGGGTTTGGACGAAAACGTCGAATTCTTCACCCTCACTTACGAAGCCCCGCTTCGTGTTTCGTCTAACCGCGAGTTTGTCAAAATTGCGCCATTGCTCTGGCTGCGAGCGGGATCGGAGGGACGCCGCATCAACGACATGTCGACCGGCTGGGATGTCGCCGACACCTACGGCGTCCTTGCAGACCTTGACCAGTCGGAGGCGTTCGTCGATGCCATCGCTGCGAAGGACGGGATCCGAATGGCCTTCATTGTGACCGACGAGGACCGTCTGTTCGAGGCGGTTGTGCGCGAGCTTCCCGACCGCGTCGAGCCGGTGCGGATGTACGAGGCGTACCTACAGAACTTCGAAATCGAAACGGGGCGGGCTGCACTGTGA
- a CDS encoding AAA family ATPase — translation MTVGSDVASYFRYPLVTATGDRHHEDAAALNDAVSDEASRELAEMLSGTSPMERILLKASAGAGKSYALKRLVVESAQHPQGRRVAITAFTNKQVRPLAISLGESLGRDAVALLASQDAFREMPSEVLAAATVVTSTSQLPPDARVVIATAARFGAIGEMARLRNHLGAASNGSAPFDVLFVDEAWQIAHHLFDKVTKVAPLWVGVGDVGQLPPLEIGENPWRGDPGYNPYRAWPTDYDDDPRTWSRELPTVWRPSAGHLALWRAFYPEWSSLDCVAAPGDREVDLGSMDDSVALIWRQVGTGVPTLLEIDGLAEPEAADIDLPLMEFIEYLVDEFFTAEASLVSAVYDNDVPGRPTGKWDKACPRGGQPDPLIAILATRNQSVDDATEIVERLKEKHGLTDRDVVASTVDSWQGNTNGITIAVHPLNGAAELDAFNSSFGRLAVACTRATHGLLMLTRPGLNDLLAEAPARPGTPFGEPGTRQLPRQTHARIVATFARGTIDVSDGD, via the coding sequence ATGACCGTCGGATCGGACGTAGCCAGTTACTTCAGGTACCCCCTCGTCACGGCGACTGGCGACCGGCATCACGAGGATGCTGCGGCGCTCAACGACGCAGTGTCCGACGAGGCGAGTCGGGAGCTTGCGGAGATGCTGTCAGGTACCTCGCCGATGGAGCGGATCCTGCTGAAAGCGTCCGCTGGCGCGGGAAAGTCGTACGCGCTTAAGCGTCTTGTGGTCGAGTCTGCTCAGCACCCTCAGGGCAGACGGGTTGCGATCACGGCGTTTACGAACAAGCAGGTACGGCCACTGGCTATCTCGCTCGGGGAGTCGCTCGGTCGAGATGCCGTCGCGCTCCTCGCGAGCCAGGATGCGTTCAGGGAGATGCCGAGCGAGGTGCTCGCGGCGGCGACTGTAGTCACGTCGACCAGTCAGCTGCCACCAGACGCCAGAGTCGTCATAGCTACGGCCGCCCGCTTCGGAGCGATCGGAGAAATGGCGCGCCTCCGCAATCATCTCGGTGCCGCGTCGAACGGCAGTGCGCCGTTCGACGTACTGTTCGTCGACGAAGCGTGGCAGATCGCGCATCACTTGTTCGACAAGGTGACGAAGGTTGCACCGCTGTGGGTGGGAGTCGGTGACGTCGGTCAGCTTCCCCCGCTGGAGATAGGCGAGAACCCATGGCGGGGAGACCCTGGCTACAACCCGTATCGGGCCTGGCCGACCGACTACGACGACGACCCCCGCACATGGTCTCGCGAGCTTCCGACAGTGTGGCGCCCGTCCGCCGGTCATCTCGCCTTGTGGCGCGCGTTCTACCCGGAATGGTCGTCGCTCGACTGCGTGGCGGCGCCGGGTGATCGCGAGGTCGACCTCGGATCGATGGACGACAGTGTGGCATTGATCTGGAGGCAGGTCGGTACGGGTGTGCCGACGCTGCTCGAGATCGATGGTCTTGCCGAGCCGGAGGCCGCCGACATCGATCTGCCGCTGATGGAGTTCATTGAGTATTTGGTGGATGAGTTCTTCACCGCAGAAGCGTCGCTCGTCTCGGCTGTGTACGACAACGATGTGCCGGGTCGCCCCACCGGGAAGTGGGATAAGGCGTGTCCACGAGGCGGTCAACCGGATCCGCTGATCGCGATACTAGCGACCCGCAACCAGTCAGTCGATGACGCGACAGAGATCGTCGAGAGGCTGAAGGAGAAGCACGGCCTGACTGACCGGGATGTTGTTGCGTCCACGGTCGATTCGTGGCAAGGGAACACGAACGGGATCACGATCGCGGTGCATCCACTGAACGGTGCGGCTGAACTCGACGCGTTCAACTCGTCGTTCGGCAGGCTTGCCGTCGCGTGCACCCGGGCGACGCATGGCCTTCTGATGTTGACACGGCCCGGGTTGAACGACCTGCTGGCCGAGGCGCCGGCCCGACCCGGAACACCGTTCGGAGAGCCAGGCACCCGTCAGCTACCGCGCCAAACACACGCACGAATCGTCGCGACGTTCGCGCGCGGCACTATCGACGTGTCGGACGGGGACTGA
- a CDS encoding zinc-dependent alcohol dehydrogenase, which yields MRHLVFVEPGRLEWQDAPNPEPAPGQAVVRPLAVARCDLDAAMAGFGIFPGPYPVGHEIAGEVVAVGEGVTRIRERQRVAVPFQVSCGRCSPCTGGRYAACDPYYARAGAAFGFGESGGGHGGGLADLLLVPDADHLLLPAPESISDVALATIPDNLIDAYRAVVDGLRERPGADVLIVGGDAPSISLYTILCARALGAGTVRYADNDPQRLAAAADLGAEAIDIGTQFPRRLDRAPIVVGASLSIEGLHCAVRSTEPYGRLTVVTIHFSAATPLPMLEMYTRGITLHTSRADSRRYLPEVLELVAAGRIDPLQVPTSVVDWDDAAEHWLDPALKLVVTRQA from the coding sequence ATGCGCCACCTCGTCTTCGTCGAGCCCGGCCGCCTCGAATGGCAGGACGCTCCGAACCCCGAGCCAGCTCCCGGGCAGGCCGTCGTCCGCCCGCTGGCGGTCGCCCGCTGCGACCTGGACGCCGCGATGGCCGGCTTCGGCATCTTCCCCGGCCCCTACCCCGTCGGCCACGAGATCGCCGGCGAAGTCGTCGCCGTCGGCGAAGGCGTCACCCGCATACGAGAACGACAGCGCGTCGCCGTCCCGTTCCAGGTCTCCTGCGGCCGGTGCTCCCCCTGCACCGGCGGGCGCTACGCCGCCTGCGACCCCTACTACGCCCGCGCCGGCGCCGCCTTCGGCTTCGGCGAGTCCGGCGGCGGCCACGGCGGCGGCCTCGCCGACCTCCTGCTCGTCCCCGACGCCGACCACCTCCTGCTCCCCGCGCCGGAATCCATCAGCGACGTCGCCCTCGCCACAATCCCCGACAACCTCATCGACGCCTACCGCGCCGTCGTCGACGGCCTGCGCGAGCGGCCCGGCGCCGACGTCCTCATCGTCGGCGGCGACGCACCTTCGATCAGCCTCTACACCATCCTCTGCGCGCGAGCTCTCGGCGCCGGCACCGTCCGTTACGCCGACAACGACCCTCAGCGCCTCGCCGCCGCGGCCGACCTCGGCGCCGAAGCTATCGACATCGGCACCCAATTCCCGCGACGGCTCGACCGCGCGCCGATCGTCGTCGGCGCCTCACTGAGCATCGAAGGCCTGCACTGCGCCGTGCGCTCCACCGAACCGTACGGCCGCCTCACCGTCGTGACGATCCACTTCTCCGCCGCGACGCCACTCCCGATGCTCGAGATGTACACCCGCGGGATCACGCTGCACACCTCCCGCGCCGACTCCCGGCGCTACCTCCCCGAGGTCCTCGAGCTCGTCGCCGCGGGCCGCATCGACCCGCTGCAGGTGCCGACGTCGGTGGTCGACTGGGACGACGCCGCCGAGCATTGGCTCGACCCTGCGTTGAAGCTCGTCGTTACCCGCCAAGCCTGA
- a CDS encoding Gfo/Idh/MocA family protein translates to MTDRGAAIVGTGWMGRVHAEALARIGIEVVGVVGSSSDRAAAAGLGAYYCSFEEMLDDPRVRSVHICSPNHLHHAQAMAAMRTGKHVICEKPLALTPAHASELVTAANDFGVVNAVCFINRFYPLCQQAADKIRHGDLGPTRLISGSYLQDWLSKDTDTNWRLDPERGGSLRAVSDIGSHWLDLASFITGQRVESVMADLTTALPDRSDTDDIAGALLRFDQGARGVLTVSQVSPGRKNQLAVEIAGADASLRWDLEHPEQLWIGHRDEPNQLELRGTGDQPIGHALGYPDAFKAFFRAVYDAIEADEPPQQPDYPTFADGFEQVLIADAIAESARLETWVPVQR, encoded by the coding sequence ATGACCGACCGAGGCGCAGCGATCGTCGGCACCGGCTGGATGGGCCGCGTGCACGCAGAAGCATTGGCCCGCATCGGTATTGAAGTCGTCGGTGTCGTCGGGTCGAGCTCCGATCGCGCTGCCGCAGCCGGACTCGGCGCCTACTACTGCTCCTTCGAGGAGATGCTCGACGACCCCCGCGTCCGCTCCGTCCACATCTGCTCCCCCAACCATCTCCACCACGCCCAGGCGATGGCCGCCATGCGGACCGGTAAGCACGTCATCTGTGAGAAGCCGCTCGCCCTCACCCCCGCCCACGCCAGTGAGCTCGTCACGGCCGCAAACGATTTCGGCGTCGTCAACGCCGTCTGCTTCATCAACCGCTTCTACCCGCTCTGCCAACAGGCCGCCGATAAGATCCGCCACGGTGACCTCGGACCGACACGCCTGATCAGCGGTTCCTACCTCCAGGACTGGCTCTCGAAAGACACCGACACCAATTGGCGCCTCGATCCCGAACGCGGCGGATCGCTGCGTGCCGTCAGCGACATCGGTTCGCACTGGCTCGATCTCGCCAGCTTCATCACCGGCCAGCGCGTCGAGTCCGTGATGGCCGACCTCACCACTGCCCTGCCCGACCGGTCCGACACCGACGACATCGCCGGCGCCCTCCTCCGTTTCGACCAAGGCGCGCGTGGCGTGCTCACGGTCTCGCAGGTCTCTCCCGGCCGCAAGAACCAGCTCGCCGTCGAGATCGCCGGCGCCGATGCCTCGCTGCGCTGGGACCTCGAGCATCCCGAGCAGCTGTGGATCGGGCATCGCGACGAACCCAACCAATTGGAGCTGCGCGGCACCGGCGACCAGCCAATCGGCCATGCCCTGGGCTACCCCGATGCGTTCAAGGCGTTCTTCCGCGCCGTCTACGACGCCATCGAGGCCGACGAACCCCCGCAGCAGCCGGACTACCCGACCTTCGCCGACGGCTTCGAACAGGTGCTCATCGCCGACGCGATCGCCGAGAGCGCCCGCCTCGAGACCTGGGTGCCCGTCCAGCGCTGA
- a CDS encoding oxygenase MpaB family protein — MTLYDFGAIRTRMGSALFGMVAGPEGPENRARIHETPGPRWFAEDRPIRRVHADASMFVGGLRALLLQSLHPLAMAGVAEHSDYRGDPWGRLARTSTFLAVTTFGAADDAQRAVDKVRGIHRRVRGVAPDGRAYEAGDPHLLEWVHIAETDSFLRAHQLYGSAPLDQSGRDGYVADTAEVALKLGVPDPPRTEAELAERIAAYRPELCGTAAARDAARFLLLTPPLPVLARAPYAALSAAAVSMLPRWARGPLWLPYFPPAEATVVRSAGHVLVGGIRWAMTANAG, encoded by the coding sequence ATGACCCTGTATGACTTCGGCGCCATCCGCACCCGCATGGGCAGCGCGCTGTTCGGCATGGTGGCCGGCCCCGAGGGCCCGGAGAACCGGGCGCGGATCCACGAGACGCCGGGCCCGCGGTGGTTCGCCGAGGACCGGCCGATCCGCCGGGTGCACGCCGACGCGTCGATGTTCGTCGGGGGTCTGCGCGCGCTGCTGCTGCAGTCGCTGCACCCGCTGGCGATGGCCGGGGTGGCCGAGCACTCCGACTACCGCGGCGACCCGTGGGGGCGGCTGGCCCGCACCAGCACGTTCCTGGCGGTGACGACGTTCGGCGCGGCCGACGACGCGCAGCGGGCGGTGGACAAGGTGCGCGGCATCCACCGGCGGGTGCGCGGCGTCGCGCCGGACGGCCGGGCCTACGAGGCGGGGGACCCGCACCTGCTGGAGTGGGTGCACATCGCCGAGACCGACAGCTTCCTACGGGCGCATCAGCTGTACGGGTCGGCGCCGCTGGACCAATCCGGACGCGATGGCTATGTCGCCGACACCGCCGAGGTGGCTCTCAAGCTCGGCGTGCCGGACCCGCCGCGCACCGAGGCGGAGCTCGCCGAGCGGATCGCGGCGTACCGGCCGGAGCTGTGCGGGACGGCCGCGGCCCGGGACGCGGCGCGGTTCCTGTTGCTGACGCCGCCGCTGCCGGTGCTGGCGCGGGCGCCGTATGCGGCGCTGTCCGCGGCGGCGGTGTCGATGCTGCCGCGCTGGGCGCGCGGCCCGCTGTGGTTGCCGTACTTCCCGCCGGCGGAGGCGACGGTGGTGCGCTCGGCGGGGCACGTCCTCGTCGGCGGCATCCGGTGGGCGATGACGGCCAACGCCGGGTAG